A region of Chloroherpetonaceae bacterium DNA encodes the following proteins:
- a CDS encoding HAD family hydrolase, with product MERIKALFLDRDGTIIYDELGGYIKTIEQVRIVPRAEIALAAAKEAGYKLVLVSNQAGIAKGIVTEARVEEINAYLQAKLQEKGAGLDLCYYAPAHPDYPHPKYDQYQSWRKPNTGMVEQAIKDFEAKGWILDRSQSYFIGDKQVDIECGLRAGLRPILVMTGYGEQEKCQQKQTLPEFVAQDIYEAILGYVLKKQPCPAE from the coding sequence ATGGAACGCATTAAAGCGCTGTTTTTAGACCGTGATGGCACGATTATCTACGACGAATTAGGTGGATACATCAAGACGATTGAGCAAGTAAGAATCGTGCCACGTGCTGAAATTGCGCTGGCTGCAGCCAAAGAAGCAGGTTACAAGTTGGTGTTGGTTAGCAATCAAGCAGGAATTGCGAAAGGGATTGTAACGGAGGCGCGCGTCGAAGAAATTAATGCATATCTCCAAGCTAAACTTCAAGAAAAAGGAGCGGGCTTAGACTTGTGCTACTATGCGCCAGCTCACCCAGACTATCCACACCCCAAATACGACCAATATCAGTCATGGCGAAAGCCCAATACAGGAATGGTGGAGCAAGCTATCAAAGATTTTGAGGCAAAAGGTTGGATACTCGACCGCAGCCAGTCATATTTCATCGGCGATAAGCAAGTCGATATTGAATGCGGCTTGCGAGCAGGCTTGCGTCCTATTTTAGTAATGACTGGCTACGGTGAGCAAGAGAAGTGCCAGCAAAAACAAACCTTGCCAGAATTTGTTGCACAGGATATCTACGAAGCAATTTTAGGATATGTGCTCAAAAAGCAACCTTGTCCTGCCGAATAA
- a CDS encoding class I SAM-dependent methyltransferase produces the protein MQTETIERDYERAAKSEINNVTHQRCMVAYEFARDYIQGKTVLDIGCGNGYGTAILAKEAREVTGVDYNKATVEANIVRYQDLLNVRFVQAKVPPLPFETDSVEAITSFQFIEHLHQRREFLKEAFRVLKPKGVLLLTTPNVKRTLARNPFHVHEYTFAEMEAEIAAVFHRYELFGLSGNDRVEAYYEKNAEWVRKVMRWDVLGLHKILPATLLTKPYNLITHLMRQRLKESVAHTTEITVADFQVVNTDLDKALDIYVVAYKI, from the coding sequence ATGCAAACTGAAACAATTGAGAGAGATTACGAGCGCGCCGCCAAAAGCGAGATAAACAACGTGACGCATCAACGCTGTATGGTCGCATATGAATTTGCGCGCGACTACATTCAGGGCAAAACGGTGCTGGACATCGGCTGCGGCAATGGCTACGGCACGGCAATCCTCGCAAAAGAGGCAAGGGAAGTGACGGGCGTGGACTATAACAAAGCAACGGTGGAAGCAAACATAGTGCGCTATCAAGACTTGCTGAATGTGCGCTTTGTGCAAGCAAAAGTGCCACCACTGCCGTTTGAGACGGATAGCGTGGAAGCAATTACCAGCTTCCAGTTCATTGAGCACTTGCATCAGCGGCGAGAGTTTCTAAAAGAAGCCTTCCGAGTCTTGAAACCAAAGGGCGTGCTGCTGCTGACAACGCCGAATGTCAAGCGCACACTGGCAAGAAATCCATTCCATGTGCACGAATACACCTTCGCTGAAATGGAGGCGGAAATTGCAGCGGTTTTTCATCGCTATGAGCTTTTCGGTCTGAGTGGGAACGACAGGGTCGAAGCTTACTATGAAAAAAATGCTGAATGGGTGCGCAAAGTCATGCGATGGGACGTGCTTGGGCTACATAAAATCTTACCAGCCACGCTGCTAACTAAGCCATATAACCTCATCACGCACCTAATGCGTCAACGCTTGAAAGAAAGCGTTGCCCACACCACTGAAATTACCGTCGCAGACTTCCAAGTTGTAAATACGGACTTGGATAAAGCATTGGATATCTACGTGGTTGCTTACAAAATTTGA
- the glgA gene encoding glycogen synthase GlgA — protein MPKKLKILFVAGEVVPFAKTGGLADVMGSLPQAIEKFNNEPRIMMPKYGVINDRKFRLHDVLRLKDLPIPIGSKTEMLSVKVTALPSSKVQIYFLYNETYFKRDGLYVSPTTKKDYQDNDERFIFFNRGVLETLKTLGWKPDVIHCNDWMTALIPAYLKLVYKDDPFFKNVKTVYTIHNIAYQGAFHKSALYKAGFPESEFTPEGLEFYDSFNFMKIGIVYADAITTVSEKYAEEIRTDDELSCGMKGILNKRKKDLYGILNGIDESIWSPENDKLIEKNYNADDLASKLENKKALLRKLKMPYNEKTPVIGMISRLVDHKGFDLVIEAFDKIIALDLQMVLLGTGEKEYEDFFRKMAAKYPEKFSATISFNDELAHLIEAGADMFLMPSKYEPCGMNQMYSLKYGTVPIVRATGGLYDTVKPYKNGKGNGFVFEKYSATDMLKAIKEALEVYKDQKTWVKIVQNGMATDVSWERSAKKYDELYRKLVESK, from the coding sequence ATGCCGAAAAAGCTTAAAATTCTCTTCGTGGCAGGCGAGGTAGTCCCGTTTGCCAAGACGGGAGGACTTGCCGATGTAATGGGGTCATTGCCTCAGGCAATTGAAAAGTTCAACAACGAACCCCGCATTATGATGCCCAAATACGGCGTCATCAATGACCGAAAGTTTCGCTTACACGATGTCCTGCGCCTCAAAGACCTCCCAATCCCTATTGGCTCTAAGACAGAGATGCTGAGTGTCAAGGTCACGGCATTGCCATCCAGCAAAGTACAAATCTACTTTCTCTACAATGAAACTTACTTCAAGCGCGATGGGCTTTATGTCAGTCCGACGACGAAGAAAGACTATCAAGACAACGATGAGCGATTTATTTTCTTTAATCGAGGCGTGCTGGAAACGCTAAAAACGCTGGGCTGGAAACCCGATGTGATTCACTGTAACGACTGGATGACGGCGCTCATTCCTGCCTATCTCAAGCTGGTCTATAAAGATGACCCCTTCTTCAAGAATGTAAAGACCGTCTATACTATTCACAACATAGCCTATCAAGGTGCCTTTCATAAGAGTGCGCTCTACAAGGCAGGCTTTCCAGAGTCCGAATTTACGCCAGAAGGGCTTGAGTTTTACGACAGTTTCAATTTTATGAAAATCGGCATTGTGTATGCCGATGCGATTACAACCGTTTCTGAGAAATATGCCGAAGAAATCCGCACCGATGATGAACTGTCGTGTGGAATGAAAGGTATTCTGAACAAACGCAAAAAAGACCTTTACGGTATTTTGAACGGCATTGACGAAAGCATCTGGTCGCCAGAAAACGATAAGCTCATTGAGAAAAACTACAATGCGGATGACTTGGCGTCGAAATTGGAAAACAAGAAAGCTCTGCTGCGCAAGTTGAAGATGCCTTACAACGAAAAGACGCCCGTCATTGGCATGATTTCCCGCCTTGTTGACCACAAAGGTTTTGATTTGGTCATTGAGGCGTTTGACAAGATAATAGCACTGGATTTGCAGATGGTGCTCTTGGGCACAGGCGAAAAGGAATACGAAGACTTTTTCCGTAAGATGGCTGCAAAGTATCCTGAGAAGTTTAGTGCGACCATTTCATTCAACGATGAACTGGCGCACCTAATTGAAGCAGGCGCTGATATGTTCCTGATGCCTAGCAAATATGAACCCTGTGGAATGAATCAGATGTATAGCTTGAAATATGGCACTGTGCCAATTGTGCGTGCTACAGGCGGTCTATACGATACGGTAAAGCCATACAAGAACGGCAAAGGTAATGGCTTTGTGTTTGAGAAATACTCTGCAACCGATATGCTGAAAGCCATCAAAGAAGCACTGGAAGTCTACAAAGACCAAAAAACTTGGGTCAAAATCGTGCAGAACGGAATGGCAACCGACGTGTCGTGGGAGCGCTCAGCAAAGAAGTACGACGAACTGTATCGAAAGCTGGTCGAAAGCAAGTAA